From one Papio anubis isolate 15944 chromosome 12, Panubis1.0, whole genome shotgun sequence genomic stretch:
- the MRGPRE gene encoding mas-related G-protein coupled receptor member E has product MESREAGQHAGDADGTQEDVAFNLVILSLTEGLGLGGLLGNGAVLWLLSSNVYRNPFAIYLLDVACADLIFLGCHMVAIIPDLLQGRLDFPGFVQTSLATLRFFCYIVGLSLLVAVSVEQCLAALFPAWYSCRRPRHLTTCVCALTWACCLLLHLLLSGACTQFFGEPSRHLCRTLWLVAAVLLAVLCCTMCGASLMLLLQVERGPQRPPPRGFPTLILLAVLLFLFCGLPFGIYWLSRNLLWHIPHYFYHFSFLTAAVYCAAKPVVYFCLGGAQGRRLPLRLVLQRALGDEAELGAVRETSRRGLVDIAA; this is encoded by the coding sequence ATGGAGTCCAGAGAAGCTGGACAGCATGCAGGGGATGCCGACGGCACCCAGGAGGATGTGGCCTTCAACCTCGTCATCCTGTCCCTCACTGAGGGGCTCGGCCTCGGTGGGCTGCTGGGGAACGGGGCGGTCCTCTGGCTGCTCAGCTCCAATGTCTACAGAAACCCCTTCGCCATCTACCTCCTGGATGTGGCCTGCGCGGACCTCATCTTCCTTGGCTGCCACATGGTGGCCATCATCCCCGACTTGCTGCAGGGCCGGCTGGACTTCCCGGGCTTCgtgcagaccagcctggcaacgcTGCGCTTCTTCTGCTACATCGTGGGCCTGAGTCTCCTGGTGGCCGTCAGCGTGGAGCAGTGCCTGGCCGCCCTCTTCCCAGCCTGGTACTCGTGCCGCCGCCCACGCCACCTGACCACCTGCGTGTGTGCCCTCACCTGGGCCTGTTGCCTGCTGCTGCACCTGCTGCTCAGCGGTGCCTGCACCCAGTTCTTCGGGGAGCCCAGCCGCCACCTGTGCCGGACACTGTGGCTGGTAGCAGCGGTGCTGCTGGCTGTGCTGTGCTGCACCATGTGTGGGGCCAGCCTGATGCTGCTGCTGCAAGTGGAGCGAGGCCCCCAGCGGCCCCCGCCCCGGGGCTTCCCCACGCTCATCCTCCTGGccgtcctcctcttcctcttctgcgGCCTGCCCTTCGGCATCTACTGGCTGTCCCGGAACCTGCTCTGGCACATCCCCCACTACTTCTACCACTTCAGCTTCCTCACGGCCGCCGTGTACTGCGCAGCCAAGCCCGTCGTCTACTTCTGCCTGGGCGGTGCCCAGGGCCGCAGGCTGCCCCTCCGGCTGGTCCTCCAGCGAGCGCTGGGAGATGAGGCTGAGCTGGGGGCCGTCAGGGAGACCTCCCGCCGGGGCCTGGTGGACATAGCAGCCTGA